In Caproiciproducens sp. NJN-50, the following are encoded in one genomic region:
- a CDS encoding YlmH family RNA-binding protein produces the protein MLETRFRDLVRLCAAGGRARFSAFLDEREAFEARKLAEREKAGNILLWGGYPEAERVMLGVFPDFIRPDEAEFPVDAVTAVFRKCDRLSHRDFLGALLHTGMERSALGDILVGEGRCVFFCRREISDFLLLQISKIGGTGVRMTKGFDGPLPEARRFEEWDAVVASARLDCAAAAAVSTSREKASAMIRSGLVQLNHETVVSPSEEVREGDTISVRGKGRFALDQVGPVTKKGRLILRGRKYL, from the coding sequence GTGCTGGAAACAAGGTTCCGCGACCTCGTGCGCCTTTGTGCAGCCGGAGGCAGGGCCAGGTTTTCAGCCTTTCTCGATGAGAGGGAAGCTTTTGAGGCGCGGAAGCTTGCAGAGCGCGAAAAGGCCGGAAATATTCTTCTGTGGGGAGGCTATCCCGAAGCGGAGCGCGTGATGCTCGGCGTGTTTCCGGATTTTATCCGGCCGGATGAAGCGGAGTTTCCCGTCGATGCCGTTACGGCGGTTTTCCGCAAATGCGACAGGCTTTCCCACAGGGATTTTCTCGGCGCGCTGCTTCACACGGGAATGGAGCGAAGTGCGCTCGGCGATATCCTTGTCGGGGAGGGCCGATGCGTTTTTTTCTGCCGCCGCGAAATTTCTGATTTTCTGCTTTTGCAGATTTCTAAAATCGGCGGCACCGGGGTGCGGATGACGAAGGGCTTTGACGGGCCTCTGCCTGAGGCGCGCCGCTTTGAAGAATGGGATGCCGTGGTTGCTTCCGCCAGGCTGGACTGCGCTGCGGCTGCGGCTGTTTCCACCAGCCGGGAAAAGGCATCCGCGATGATCCGCTCCGGCCTGGTACAGCTGAATCATGAAACTGTTGTCTCCCCCTCTGAAGAAGTGCGGGAGGGCGATACGATTTCCGTAAGGGGAAAAGGCCGTTTTGCCCTAGATCAGGTGGGACCGGTTACGAAAAAAGGCAGACTGATCTTACGGGGCCGAAAATATTTGTAG
- the mutS gene encoding DNA mismatch repair protein MutS — MAELSPMMKQYFEVKKQYPDTILFFRLGDFYEMFYDDAKLASRELELTLTGRDCGQPERAPMCGVPFHSYETYVARLIAKGYKVAICEQMEDPALAKGLVKRDIIRVVTPGTVLESSMLDESRNNYICSLCVSGTQAGVCFADVSTGELHATTLTGKNAEELTQRLINELSRFSPREILIGQEALDLSTLPDFIKKRLSVSLELLSGDDFASETCAPLVLEQFHKNSLEDLDLSEKPEITRAVGALLKYLKRTEKTGLERMEELDLYSGTQYMRLSLNTRRNLELLETMRSKEKRGSLLWVLDRTKTAMGKRLIRSWIENPLLSPAQIGRRLNAVEELSEDSILRDGLSGRLSGIHDLERLMSRIVYGTSNGRELKSLSFACESLPMLKSLLKDSRSELLRGIWADLDELQDVRELIERAIVDEPPFSIREGGVIRPGFSAELDLLKGDMSDGRGVIAKIEAQEREKTGIPKLKVGYNRVFGYYIEISNAYKDQAPPEYIRKQTLTNCERFITPELKELEGRILGAHDKSVQLEYQLFDSVRKQVASQMSRVQRTAAAVARLDVLLSFAQVSVDRKYIRPVVNLSGKIVLKESRHPVVEALSEEPFVPNDAELDREENRVAIITGPNMAGKSTYMRQIALIVIMAQTGCFVPASAAEIGIVDAIFTRVGASDDLASGQSTFMVEMSEVAEIVREATKDSLLILDEIGRGTSTFDGMSIARAVLEYVADRKQLGAKTLFATHYHELTELEDLIPGVKNYNIAVKKRGDDITFLRRIVRGGADDSYGIEVAKLAGVPNRIITRAKQILSELDNGDEISPPKRRAAKSGEEEDDLQMALTPPNHSEILDRLGTLDVNTLTPIECMNALFELTKLAK; from the coding sequence ATGGCGGAATTATCCCCCATGATGAAGCAGTATTTTGAAGTGAAAAAACAATATCCGGACACGATCCTGTTCTTCCGCCTCGGAGACTTTTACGAGATGTTTTACGACGACGCGAAGCTTGCGTCCCGCGAGCTGGAACTGACGCTGACGGGGCGCGACTGCGGCCAGCCGGAGCGGGCGCCGATGTGCGGCGTCCCGTTTCACAGCTATGAGACTTACGTCGCGCGCCTGATCGCGAAGGGGTACAAGGTCGCCATCTGCGAGCAGATGGAGGATCCGGCGCTTGCGAAGGGGCTGGTCAAGCGGGACATCATCCGCGTCGTGACGCCCGGAACCGTTCTGGAAAGCAGCATGCTGGACGAATCGCGCAACAATTACATCTGTTCCCTCTGCGTTTCCGGCACGCAGGCCGGCGTCTGCTTCGCGGATGTTTCCACGGGGGAACTGCACGCGACCACGCTGACCGGGAAAAACGCGGAGGAACTGACCCAGCGGCTGATCAATGAACTGAGCCGCTTCTCTCCGAGGGAAATCCTGATCGGACAGGAGGCGCTTGACCTGAGCACGCTTCCCGATTTTATCAAAAAGAGGCTGAGCGTCAGCCTGGAGCTGCTTTCCGGCGACGATTTTGCATCGGAGACCTGCGCGCCGCTGGTCCTGGAGCAGTTTCACAAAAACAGCCTGGAGGACCTGGACCTTTCCGAAAAGCCGGAGATCACGCGCGCGGTCGGCGCGCTGCTCAAATATCTGAAGCGGACCGAGAAGACCGGACTGGAGCGCATGGAGGAGCTGGACCTTTACAGCGGGACCCAGTACATGCGCCTCAGCCTGAACACGCGGCGAAACCTGGAACTGCTGGAAACCATGCGCAGCAAGGAAAAGCGCGGCTCGCTTCTGTGGGTTCTGGACCGCACGAAAACCGCGATGGGCAAGCGCCTGATCCGCAGCTGGATTGAAAACCCGCTGCTCAGTCCGGCGCAGATCGGCCGGAGGCTGAACGCGGTGGAGGAGCTTTCCGAGGACAGCATCCTGCGGGACGGGCTTTCCGGCCGGCTTTCCGGCATCCACGACCTGGAGCGGCTGATGTCCCGCATTGTTTACGGGACTTCAAACGGCAGGGAGCTCAAAAGCCTTTCCTTTGCGTGCGAATCGCTCCCCATGCTCAAATCCCTTTTGAAGGATTCCCGCTCCGAGCTGCTCCGGGGAATCTGGGCGGATCTCGACGAGCTTCAGGATGTCCGGGAACTGATCGAGCGGGCGATTGTGGACGAGCCACCGTTTTCCATCCGGGAGGGCGGCGTGATCCGCCCCGGCTTCAGCGCGGAACTGGACCTGCTCAAAGGGGACATGAGCGACGGGCGCGGCGTGATTGCGAAAATCGAGGCGCAGGAACGGGAGAAAACCGGCATCCCGAAGCTGAAAGTCGGTTACAACCGCGTCTTCGGGTACTACATAGAGATCAGCAACGCCTATAAGGACCAGGCGCCGCCCGAATACATCCGCAAACAGACGCTGACGAACTGTGAGCGTTTCATCACCCCGGAGCTCAAGGAGCTGGAGGGCCGCATCCTCGGCGCGCACGACAAATCCGTCCAGCTTGAGTATCAGCTCTTCGACTCCGTCCGGAAGCAGGTCGCCTCCCAGATGAGCCGGGTTCAGAGAACGGCGGCGGCCGTCGCCCGCCTGGACGTCCTGCTTTCGTTCGCACAGGTTTCCGTGGACCGCAAATACATCCGTCCCGTCGTGAACCTGAGCGGGAAAATCGTTCTGAAGGAAAGCCGCCACCCCGTCGTGGAGGCGCTTTCGGAGGAACCGTTCGTTCCGAACGACGCGGAGCTGGACCGGGAGGAAAACCGGGTCGCGATCATCACCGGGCCGAACATGGCGGGAAAATCCACTTATATGCGGCAGATCGCCCTGATCGTCATCATGGCGCAGACCGGCTGCTTTGTTCCGGCCTCGGCCGCGGAAATCGGGATCGTGGACGCGATCTTCACCCGCGTCGGCGCGTCGGACGATCTGGCCTCCGGCCAGTCTACCTTTATGGTGGAGATGTCGGAGGTGGCGGAGATCGTCAGGGAGGCGACAAAGGACAGCCTGCTGATCCTGGATGAGATCGGCCGCGGGACCTCCACGTTCGACGGCATGAGCATCGCCCGCGCGGTCCTGGAATATGTGGCGGACCGAAAGCAGCTCGGCGCAAAAACGCTGTTCGCGACCCATTACCACGAGCTGACCGAGCTCGAAGACCTGATTCCGGGCGTCAAAAATTACAATATCGCGGTCAAAAAGCGCGGGGACGACATCACCTTTCTGCGCCGCATCGTGCGGGGCGGCGCAGACGACAGCTACGGCATCGAAGTCGCGAAGCTCGCCGGCGTGCCGAACCGGATCATCACGCGCGCAAAGCAGATCCTCTCCGAACTGGACAATGGGGACGAGATTTCCCCGCCCAAACGGCGCGCGGCGAAATCCGGGGAAGAAGAGGACGATCTGCAGATGGCGCTGACTCCTCCGAACCATTCGGAAATCCTGGACAGGCTCGGAACGCTGGACGTCAATACCCTGACGCCGATCGAGTGCATGAACGCGCTGTTTGAACTGACCAAGCTTGCAAAATAG
- a CDS encoding DivIVA domain-containing protein: MLSMNDIINVSFRKSGFSGYKTDDVDVFIDQVRDTVDQMQKKEVEQDELAEKLKAENQQLTEKVKILADRVEQFRSEEDEIKNALISAQKVGDASVREARHRAEIILKDANLKAEHIEQEAQEKTVEQKREMERLQRSVSDFRARLLAAYKEHLTLIDALPSSKPEPQQETSPAPTAASEPQPEPKEEPEAAATEEAPEMFQADISCFEAEPAQN; the protein is encoded by the coding sequence ATGCTTTCGATGAACGACATTATCAATGTCAGTTTTCGCAAATCTGGTTTTTCCGGATACAAAACCGACGATGTGGACGTTTTTATCGATCAGGTCAGGGACACTGTCGACCAAATGCAGAAGAAAGAGGTCGAGCAGGATGAACTGGCGGAAAAGCTGAAAGCTGAAAATCAGCAGCTGACCGAAAAGGTAAAAATCCTTGCGGACAGGGTGGAACAGTTCCGTTCTGAGGAGGATGAAATCAAGAATGCGCTGATCAGCGCCCAGAAAGTCGGGGATGCTTCCGTGCGCGAAGCGCGCCACCGGGCCGAGATCATCCTCAAGGACGCCAATCTGAAAGCGGAACACATCGAACAGGAAGCGCAGGAGAAGACCGTGGAGCAGAAAAGGGAAATGGAGCGTTTGCAGCGGTCCGTTTCGGATTTCCGCGCCCGTCTGCTCGCCGCTTATAAGGAGCATCTTACGCTGATTGACGCCCTGCCTTCCAGCAAGCCGGAACCTCAGCAGGAAACATCCCCCGCCCCAACCGCCGCCTCCGAGCCCCAGCCGGAGCCGAAAGAAGAGCCGGAAGCCGCCGCCACGGAGGAAGCCCCTGAGATGTTTCAGGCCGACATTTCCTGTTTTGAGGCCGAGCCGGCCCAAAACTGA
- the miaA gene encoding tRNA (adenosine(37)-N6)-dimethylallyltransferase MiaA, with product MERIPVAAVVGPTATGKSRLAVELALRFHGEVVSADSMQIYRGLPIGTAQPAKEERKGVPHHLIGFHDPEKPFSVADYVALASECIRGIRERGRLPVLAGGTGLYVGSLLRHLSFSPEGRNEALRAELLRRAGKEGPKVLWEELRSFDPQSAERIHPNNVGRLVRSIEIYRETGITMTEQMERSRREPSPYDACLIGLDYRDRCKLYRAIDLRVDKMMETGLLPEAEMVLNLPEGTTARQAIGYKEFLPYFEGKCGLTEAVEQVKRESRRYAKRQRTWFRRQEQAEWIEIDEEPDFLSVSQKAEEILCRKGWNRS from the coding sequence ATGGAACGGATTCCGGTCGCGGCGGTCGTCGGGCCGACCGCCACGGGCAAAAGCCGGCTCGCGGTCGAACTCGCCCTGCGCTTTCACGGGGAGGTCGTTTCCGCCGATTCCATGCAGATTTACCGCGGCCTTCCGATCGGGACGGCCCAGCCGGCGAAAGAGGAAAGGAAGGGCGTTCCTCACCATCTGATCGGATTCCATGACCCGGAAAAGCCGTTCAGCGTCGCCGATTACGTCGCCCTGGCTTCGGAATGTATCCGCGGGATCCGGGAGCGGGGCCGCCTCCCCGTGTTGGCGGGCGGGACCGGCCTGTACGTCGGCTCCCTGCTTCGCCATCTGAGTTTTTCGCCGGAAGGGCGGAATGAGGCGCTGCGCGCGGAACTGCTCCGGAGAGCCGGGAAGGAAGGCCCGAAGGTCCTTTGGGAGGAACTCAGAAGTTTTGACCCGCAGTCCGCGGAGCGGATCCATCCGAACAACGTCGGGAGGCTTGTGCGGTCCATTGAGATTTACCGCGAAACCGGGATAACCATGACGGAACAAATGGAGCGTTCCCGCCGGGAGCCTTCGCCCTATGACGCATGTCTGATCGGCTTGGATTACCGTGACAGGTGTAAATTATACCGGGCGATCGATCTCCGCGTCGACAAAATGATGGAAACCGGGCTTCTGCCGGAGGCGGAAATGGTTTTGAATCTTCCCGAGGGAACGACTGCCCGCCAGGCGATCGGTTATAAGGAATTCCTCCCTTATTTTGAAGGAAAATGCGGCTTAACGGAGGCTGTGGAACAGGTGAAGCGGGAGAGCAGGCGCTATGCCAAGCGGCAGCGGACCTGGTTTCGGAGGCAGGAGCAGGCGGAATGGATTGAGATCGATGAAGAACCGGATTTTTTATCCGTTTCCCAAAAAGCGGAAGAGATTCTTTGCAGAAAGGGATGGAATCGGTCATGA
- a CDS encoding HlyD family efflux transporter periplasmic adaptor subunit — MQKGMESVMNNPLLRRIAASAIAFLLLFYVGYQIYRSHHTGIQTETAAYFTASDSVMVSGIAVRDEALLKGGDGGVIDYVLSAGDKVAKGGTVAEIYSSAQQVAARHEMETVNSEINQLEALQSPGDTYAASPDSLDEQIHRQISEMAGQTVAGSFLSLTQSREDLQYLLNERQIITGKVTDFSSRLKNLQAKLDELKKQAGAALGKIVSPASGYFISSTDGLETAIDFTKVQGLTCDQIQTALGAKAAAGGSPGKISKDYEWYFVFNVSSGQATGFRQLADGGTVSLQFPFVSNLTVPASVAAVNQSGSDSPAAVILECNYMNSELADIRKETAQVVVHQYTGIRISQKSLHFETVSKTTKDEKGKAKTVKKEVSGVYILHGNQISFRQVVPLYSTDDYVICDPNPSSDGLMTDETLKLHDEVVVEGTDLYDGKVVQ, encoded by the coding sequence TTGCAGAAAGGGATGGAATCGGTCATGAACAACCCTCTTCTCCGGAGGATCGCCGCGTCGGCGATTGCCTTTTTGCTCCTCTTCTATGTCGGCTATCAGATTTACCGGTCCCATCACACCGGCATCCAGACGGAAACCGCCGCTTACTTTACCGCGTCCGATTCCGTGATGGTCAGTGGAATCGCCGTGCGCGACGAAGCCCTGCTGAAGGGCGGGGACGGCGGCGTGATCGATTACGTCCTTTCCGCCGGCGACAAGGTCGCCAAGGGGGGAACCGTCGCGGAAATTTATTCCAGCGCGCAGCAGGTGGCCGCGCGGCATGAGATGGAAACCGTGAACAGTGAGATCAATCAGCTGGAGGCGCTCCAGTCGCCGGGCGACACCTACGCGGCCAGCCCGGATTCCCTGGATGAACAGATTCACCGCCAGATATCCGAGATGGCCGGTCAAACGGTTGCGGGTTCCTTCCTTTCTCTGACTCAGTCGCGGGAGGACCTTCAATACCTGCTGAACGAGCGCCAGATCATCACCGGAAAGGTGACGGATTTCAGTTCCAGGCTGAAAAATCTGCAGGCAAAGCTCGACGAGCTGAAAAAACAGGCGGGCGCCGCTCTCGGCAAGATCGTATCCCCGGCTTCCGGATATTTCATTTCCTCCACCGACGGACTGGAAACGGCAATTGATTTTACCAAGGTCCAGGGGCTGACCTGTGATCAGATACAGACAGCGCTGGGTGCCAAGGCGGCTGCCGGCGGATCCCCTGGGAAAATCAGTAAAGATTATGAATGGTACTTTGTTTTCAACGTATCCTCGGGGCAGGCGACCGGTTTCCGGCAGCTGGCAGACGGAGGCACCGTTTCTCTTCAGTTTCCGTTTGTTTCCAACCTGACGGTTCCGGCGTCCGTCGCGGCGGTAAACCAGTCGGGCTCCGATTCGCCGGCAGCGGTGATTCTTGAATGCAACTACATGAATTCGGAGCTGGCAGATATTCGCAAGGAGACGGCGCAGGTGGTGGTACATCAGTATACGGGAATCCGCATCAGCCAAAAGTCACTTCATTTTGAAACTGTCTCCAAAACGACAAAGGACGAAAAAGGAAAAGCAAAAACGGTAAAGAAGGAAGTGAGCGGGGTATACATTCTACATGGAAATCAAATTAGTTTTCGCCAGGTCGTGCCGCTTTACAGCACGGACGATTATGTCATTTGCGACCCAAACCCCAGCTCGGACGGCCTGATGACGGACGAAACGCTCAAACTGCACGATGAAGTTGTTGTGGAAGGGACCGATTTATATGACGGAAAGGTTGTCCAGTGA
- a CDS encoding YggS family pyridoxal phosphate-dependent enzyme — translation MTERLSSELERRFLDVEENLKAVRGRVAEAAVKSGRTPENITLLAATKTVPAEVINHGIELGIDHIGENRVQELCDKYDSYDLSNCELQFIGHLQTNKVKYLIGRVSMIQSVDQLKLAKEISQLSEKRSLVTDILIEVNIGQEPNKSGVLPQNLYELLESVRSLPGIRIRGLMAIPPAGAPERETMNYFSRMNQYFIDIKSKKIDNVTMDFLSMGMSADYFQAILTGANLVRVGTALFGPRNYNR, via the coding sequence ATGACGGAAAGGTTGTCCAGTGAACTGGAACGGCGTTTTTTGGATGTGGAAGAGAATCTGAAAGCGGTGCGCGGCAGGGTCGCGGAGGCCGCCGTAAAAAGCGGCAGGACACCGGAGAACATCACTCTCCTGGCCGCGACCAAGACTGTGCCGGCCGAGGTCATCAACCACGGGATAGAGCTCGGGATCGACCATATCGGAGAGAACCGGGTGCAGGAGCTGTGTGATAAATATGATTCTTATGATCTTTCGAACTGCGAGCTTCAGTTCATCGGCCATCTGCAGACCAACAAGGTAAAGTATCTGATCGGCCGGGTTTCCATGATCCAGTCTGTCGATCAGCTGAAACTCGCAAAAGAAATTTCCCAGTTAAGTGAAAAGCGGAGTCTTGTAACCGATATACTGATTGAAGTCAATATCGGGCAGGAACCGAATAAATCCGGCGTTTTGCCCCAGAATCTTTACGAGCTGCTCGAATCTGTCCGTTCCCTTCCCGGGATTCGGATCCGCGGGCTGATGGCGATTCCTCCGGCGGGGGCCCCGGAGCGGGAGACAATGAATTATTTTTCGCGGATGAACCAATATTTTATTGACATAAAGAGCAAAAAAATAGATAATGTAACTATGGACTTCCTGTCGATGGGGATGTCCGCGGACTATTTTCAGGCAATTCTGACAGGCGCAAACCTGGTTCGCGTGGGAACAGCGCTGTTTGGACCGAGAAATTATAACAGATAG
- a CDS encoding GNAT family N-acetyltransferase — protein MTKSILRDGRELLIRRAEESDAEQLIAYLNLVGGESDFLTYGKDECRFTAEGERQFLRDQKSSPSSLFLVGFVGGELVCSANLAGESKERLAHNCELGITVREKYWNQGAASALLAELIRFAKENKILKVIHLDVYGNNENAIRLYEKFGFQTVGRLKNYFRVGGHYYDDLIMDLYL, from the coding sequence TTGACAAAGTCGATTTTAAGAGACGGCCGTGAACTTTTGATCCGCCGGGCGGAGGAAAGCGACGCGGAACAATTGATCGCATATCTGAACCTTGTCGGCGGGGAAAGCGATTTCCTCACTTATGGAAAAGACGAATGCCGCTTTACCGCGGAGGGGGAAAGACAGTTTCTCCGGGATCAGAAAAGCAGTCCGTCCAGTCTTTTTCTAGTCGGCTTTGTCGGCGGGGAGCTGGTTTGCTCCGCGAATCTTGCCGGGGAAAGCAAGGAGAGGCTTGCCCACAACTGCGAACTGGGCATCACCGTGCGGGAAAAATACTGGAACCAGGGTGCGGCGAGCGCCCTGCTGGCCGAACTCATCCGTTTTGCCAAAGAGAATAAAATTCTGAAAGTGATCCATCTTGATGTCTACGGGAATAATGAAAACGCCATCCGGCTGTATGAGAAGTTCGGGTTTCAGACCGTGGGGCGGCTGAAAAACTATTTTCGGGTCGGCGGCCATTATTACGACGATCTCATCATGGATCTGTATCTGTAA
- a CDS encoding cell division protein SepF, protein MPGFVEKIKDMWNPPEDEYEYGYEEEPEEVNSMAGEKQESESELQQREAVRRMQAINSGNKVVNIHATAQLQVVLFKPERFGEETCAIADELLKMHTVVLNLENTNKDVSRRIIDFLSGVAYANGGKIKRVATSTFIITPYNVDLTGDDVLDELENNGVYF, encoded by the coding sequence ATGCCCGGATTTGTAGAAAAAATCAAGGATATGTGGAATCCGCCCGAGGACGAATATGAATACGGCTACGAAGAAGAACCGGAAGAGGTAAATTCAATGGCTGGCGAAAAACAGGAAAGTGAGTCCGAGCTTCAGCAGCGCGAAGCGGTCAGGCGCATGCAGGCCATCAATTCCGGAAACAAGGTGGTCAACATCCACGCGACGGCCCAGCTTCAGGTGGTGCTTTTCAAACCGGAACGCTTTGGGGAGGAGACCTGCGCAATCGCGGACGAGCTGCTGAAAATGCACACGGTGGTTTTGAATCTGGAAAACACCAACAAGGATGTTTCGCGCAGAATCATCGACTTTCTCAGCGGTGTGGCCTATGCGAACGGGGGTAAAATCAAGCGCGTCGCGACCAGCACGTTTATTATCACGCCGTACAACGTCGACCTGACCGGGGATGACGTTCTGGACGAATTGGAAAACAACGGCGTTTATTTTTAG
- the mutL gene encoding DNA mismatch repair endonuclease MutL, translating to MGKINVLDKHVAELIAAGEVVERPASVAKELVENAVDAGASGVTVEIRNGGTTFLRVADDGCGIAREDVPLAFLRHATSKISGREDLDRIGTLGFRGEALASVAAVAHVELLTRTEGELAGTRYVIDGEGEKACEDAGCPQGTTIVVRDLFYNTPARMKFLKKDVTEGNAVAAVVDKAALSHPEVSFRLLRDGRETLHTPGDGRLKSAVYAVYGKEFTDGLIPADYELNGIGLSGFISRPSAARPNRSMQNFFINGRYVRTRTASVALEEAFKGSLMVGKIPACVLHLEIPLGTVDVNVHPTKMEVRFINEKPVFDAVYHGVKTALNRGDRPPVINLPKERQEPRFQEESVTQVRFAAQREREDGETRFPQVPPPVRERSCAVHDSVCDIEADDLPDPTPPRAVPASSFASVKNEGNLTEPLPASFSGTAPGIQAAPADAPQPEKQEEEEVPERLIGEAFGTYIVLERGDCLVFVDKHAAHERMLYEKLKSGGGEAFCQMLIEPVPVTLEKNEYSAVLESLELCRQAGFELEDFGGGTVLVRSAPMILGNEDVSGAVMEIAGYLAENKSDLTTQKIDWLYHNVACRAAVKAGDDTSPMELAALARRVEREDVRYCPHGRPVSFLLRRKDLERQFGRIQ from the coding sequence GTGGGAAAAATCAATGTGCTGGACAAACATGTCGCGGAGCTGATCGCCGCGGGCGAAGTGGTGGAGCGCCCGGCCTCCGTCGCCAAAGAACTGGTGGAAAACGCCGTGGATGCGGGCGCGTCCGGCGTCACGGTCGAAATCCGGAACGGGGGAACCACTTTTCTGCGCGTGGCGGACGACGGCTGCGGCATCGCGCGCGAGGATGTGCCGCTCGCGTTCCTGCGGCATGCGACCAGCAAGATTTCGGGCCGCGAAGACCTGGACCGCATCGGGACGCTCGGTTTTCGCGGGGAGGCTCTGGCCTCCGTCGCCGCCGTGGCCCATGTGGAACTCCTGACCCGCACGGAGGGCGAGCTTGCGGGCACCCGCTATGTGATCGACGGAGAAGGGGAGAAGGCCTGCGAGGACGCCGGATGCCCCCAGGGGACGACCATCGTGGTGCGCGACCTGTTTTACAACACGCCGGCCCGGATGAAATTCCTGAAAAAGGATGTGACCGAGGGAAACGCGGTCGCGGCCGTCGTGGACAAAGCGGCCCTGTCCCATCCGGAGGTTTCGTTCCGGCTTCTTCGGGACGGAAGGGAAACGCTCCACACGCCGGGGGACGGTCGGCTGAAATCCGCCGTTTACGCGGTCTATGGAAAGGAATTCACCGACGGTCTGATTCCGGCTGACTACGAGCTGAACGGAATCGGGCTCAGCGGTTTTATTTCCAGGCCTTCCGCCGCCCGGCCGAACCGGAGCATGCAGAATTTCTTTATCAACGGCCGCTATGTCCGGACGCGGACCGCTTCCGTCGCGCTTGAGGAAGCGTTCAAAGGCTCGCTGATGGTGGGGAAGATTCCGGCCTGCGTGCTCCACCTGGAAATTCCGCTCGGCACGGTGGACGTCAATGTCCACCCGACCAAGATGGAAGTGCGTTTTATCAATGAAAAGCCTGTGTTCGACGCGGTTTATCACGGCGTGAAAACGGCTTTGAACCGCGGAGACAGACCGCCGGTGATTAACCTGCCGAAGGAGCGGCAGGAGCCGCGCTTTCAGGAGGAGAGCGTCACGCAGGTGCGCTTCGCGGCGCAGCGGGAACGGGAGGACGGGGAAACGCGCTTTCCGCAGGTTCCTCCGCCGGTGCGGGAGAGGAGCTGCGCCGTGCATGATTCCGTCTGCGACATCGAAGCCGACGACCTTCCGGATCCGACGCCGCCCCGCGCGGTGCCGGCTTCCAGCTTCGCAAGTGTCAAGAACGAAGGAAATTTGACGGAGCCGCTTCCCGCTTCGTTCTCCGGCACAGCCCCCGGAATTCAAGCCGCTCCGGCCGATGCGCCGCAGCCGGAAAAGCAGGAAGAGGAAGAAGTTCCGGAGCGTCTGATCGGGGAGGCGTTCGGGACTTACATTGTTCTGGAACGCGGCGACTGCCTTGTATTTGTCGACAAACACGCGGCGCACGAGCGGATGCTGTATGAAAAGCTGAAAAGCGGAGGCGGGGAAGCGTTCTGTCAAATGCTGATCGAACCGGTCCCCGTCACCTTGGAAAAGAACGAATACTCGGCGGTTCTCGAGTCGCTCGAACTTTGCAGGCAGGCGGGATTCGAACTGGAGGATTTCGGCGGCGGGACGGTGCTGGTGCGCAGCGCGCCGATGATCCTCGGAAACGAGGACGTCTCCGGGGCGGTGATGGAAATCGCGGGTTATCTTGCGGAAAACAAAAGCGACCTGACGACTCAGAAGATCGATTGGCTGTATCACAACGTGGCCTGCCGCGCGGCGGTGAAGGCGGGCGACGACACTTCTCCGATGGAGCTTGCCGCGCTTGCCCGGAGAGTGGAACGGGAGGACGTCCGGTACTGCCCGCACGGAAGACCCGTTTCCTTTTTGCTTCGGAGGAAGGATCTGGAGCGCCAGTTCGGGAGAATCCAGTGA